Proteins from a single region of Candidatus Cetobacterium colombiensis:
- the ilvC gene encoding ketol-acid reductoisomerase → MSLLNKKVVVFGYGSQGHAHALNLKDSGYNVSVALREDSRSCEKARKDGFEVLNLEKAAKVADVAMLLVPDENQPELYREYLKDGLKKGAFLGFAHGFNIHYSQIDPREDLNVFMVAPKSPGHKVRDKFLEKEGVPALISVYQDPSKETLQLAKDWAKGVCLNLGVLETTFKEETETDLFGEQAVLCGGLVELMKAGYETLLNAGYDEKLAYFECVHEMKLIVDLIYSKGFAAMRESISNTAEYGDYVTGKKIITKESRENMREVLEDIQNGKFAKDFILEGQAGYPILKTMRKRCRDEKIEIVGNELREMMFKK, encoded by the coding sequence ATGAGTTTATTAAATAAAAAGGTAGTAGTTTTCGGTTATGGATCGCAAGGACATGCACATGCTTTAAATTTAAAGGATTCTGGATATAACGTAAGTGTGGCTTTGAGAGAGGATAGTAGAAGTTGTGAAAAAGCAAGGAAGGATGGTTTTGAAGTTTTAAATTTAGAAAAGGCAGCTAAAGTAGCAGATGTTGCAATGCTTTTAGTTCCAGATGAAAATCAGCCTGAATTATATAGAGAATATTTAAAGGATGGGTTAAAAAAGGGGGCTTTTTTAGGATTTGCCCATGGTTTCAATATTCATTATTCTCAAATTGATCCTAGAGAAGATTTAAATGTGTTTATGGTAGCTCCAAAATCTCCAGGACATAAAGTTAGAGACAAATTCTTAGAAAAAGAGGGAGTTCCAGCTTTAATCTCTGTTTATCAAGATCCTTCAAAGGAAACTCTCCAACTTGCTAAAGATTGGGCAAAAGGAGTTTGTTTAAACCTGGGAGTTTTAGAGACAACTTTTAAAGAGGAAACAGAAACAGATTTATTTGGAGAGCAAGCAGTTTTATGCGGAGGATTAGTAGAACTTATGAAAGCAGGGTACGAAACTCTTTTAAATGCTGGGTATGATGAGAAATTAGCATATTTTGAATGTGTTCATGAGATGAAGTTAATTGTAGATTTAATCTATTCAAAAGGGTTTGCAGCTATGAGAGAATCAATTTCTAATACTGCAGAGTATGGAGACTATGTAACAGGAAAGAAAATCATAACTAAAGAAAGTAGAGAGAATATGAGAGAGGTTTTAGAGGATATTCAAAATGGAAAATTTGCAAAAGACTTTATTTTAGAAGGGCAAGCTGGATATCCAATTTTAAAAACAATGAGAAAAAGATGTAGAGATGAAAAAATTGAAATTGTTGGAAACGAATTAAGAGAGATGATGTTTAAAAAATAA
- the ilvN gene encoding acetolactate synthase small subunit yields the protein MEAKRILLVMKNKPGVLNKISGLFQKRGINIENITAGEGYPEETVRMTITGFWDDYTLNQVIVQAEKLFDVEFIKSFSKESVLRELVLVKVQVDSKSRQELLQILDIYRGSVVDVGLESLIIEITGDIGKIDGFLKLVKNFNILEIARTGVSAMTRGLGV from the coding sequence TTGGAAGCTAAAAGAATTTTATTAGTTATGAAAAACAAACCGGGAGTTTTAAATAAAATTTCAGGACTTTTTCAAAAAAGGGGAATAAATATAGAAAATATAACTGCAGGAGAGGGATATCCAGAAGAAACAGTGAGAATGACAATAACTGGATTTTGGGATGATTATACTTTGAATCAAGTTATTGTTCAAGCGGAAAAACTTTTTGATGTGGAATTTATAAAATCTTTCTCAAAAGAAAGTGTTTTAAGAGAGTTAGTTTTAGTTAAAGTTCAGGTAGATTCCAAGAGCAGACAAGAGCTATTACAAATTTTAGATATTTATAGAGGTTCTGTTGTAGATGTAGGTTTAGAAAGTTTAATAATTGAAATAACAGGGGACATAGGAAAAATTGATGGATTTTTAAAATTAGTTAAAAATTTTAATATTTTAGAAATTGCAAGAACAGGAGTTTCAGCAATGACTAGAGGTTTAGGAGTTTAA